Proteins found in one Zea mays cultivar B73 chromosome 1, Zm-B73-REFERENCE-NAM-5.0, whole genome shotgun sequence genomic segment:
- the LOC103643913 gene encoding zinc-finger homeodomain protein 11: MHQQQHQERPREVYRECMRNHAAKLGTYASDGCCEYTPDDGQPAPMLCAACGCHRNFHRKTFLDAAAGAHGAMLPSPAGASPGYGSGTHHTATTAAGMGGDAGAHGSGGRRRTRTKFTEEQKECMARFAERLGWRMPKREPGRAPGDDEVGRFCREIGVTRQVFKVWMHNHKSGGGSGGAGAGAGGAAQTSSSTTRGGGSGAVGGGGSMSPAICADVEDDEEVMRGSGMCM; the protein is encoded by the coding sequence ATGCATCAGCAACAGCACCAGGAGCGGCCGCGGGAGGTGTACCGCGAGTGCATGCGCAACCACGCGGCGAAGCTCGGGACATACGCTTCTGACGGATGCTGCGAGTACACCCCCGACGACGGCCAGCCCGCACCGATGCTCTGCGCCGCCTGCGGCTGCCACCGCAACTTCCACCGGAAGACGTTCCTGGACGCCGCGGCGGGGGCGCACGGCGCGATGCTGCCCTCCCCTGCTGGCGCCTCCCCGGGCTACGGCAGTGGCACGCACCACACTGCGACTACTGCGGCCGGCATGGGCGGTGACGCCGGCGCGCACGGCTCCGGGGGCAGGCGGCGGACGCGGACAAAGTTCACGGAGGAGCAGAAGGAGTGCATGGCGCGGTTCGCGGAGCGGCTCGGCTGGCGGATGCCCAAGCGGGagcccggccgcgcgccgggggaCGACGAGGTGGGCCGCTTCTGCCGAGAGATCGGGGTCACCAGGCAAGTCTTCAAGGTGTGGATGCACAACCACAAGTCCGGCGGCGGCAGCggaggcgccggcgccggcgccggcggggCCGCTCAGACGTCGTCGTCCACGACGCGTGGCGGCGGGAGCGGCGCCGTTGGAGGAGGCGGGAGCATGTCTCCGGCGATTTGCGCGGACGTCGAGGACGACGAGGAGGTGATGAGGGGCAGTGGAATGTGCATGTAG